One window of the Gambusia affinis linkage group LG01, SWU_Gaff_1.0, whole genome shotgun sequence genome contains the following:
- the otud3 gene encoding OTU domain-containing protein 3: protein SAGRQLKLREVPGDGNCLFRALGDQLEGHSRGHLRLRQETVQYMMSHRQDFEPFVEDDVPFPQHLSNLAQSGTFAGNDAIVAFARSQQVKVVIHQLNAPLWEINGVEKQACRELHIAYRYGDHYDSVRRVGDNSESPAQLRIETLQNSHSQQRVFGEGQRETQKKPLSTACEEENVILSSIKNRGIQGDEENLLQLSAATINAEWLAGSSLGQLCQGKCTSGSCSTCRAEATDCSEHDKPGEGSDVQKPKLSNKQRKEQQRLEKKKRQEERHRQKFLQSKGGQDQNQNLPDAVTLVPALNTLSI, encoded by the exons TCAGCTGGCAGGCAGCTAAAGCTGAGAGAAGTCCCAGGAGACGG GAACTGCCTGTTCAGAGCGCTCGGTGACCAGTTAGAGGGGCATTCGCGGGGTCATCTGCGGCTTCGCCAGGAGACCGTCCAGTACATGATGTCCCATCGACAAGACTTCGAGCCTTTCGTTGAAGATGATGTTCCTTTTCCGCAGCACT TGTCCAATCTCGCCCAGTCCGGTACCTTTGCTGGTAATGACGCAATCGTAGCTTTTGCTCGCAGTCAGCAAGTGAAAGTGGTCATTCATCAGCTAAACGCCCCACTTTGGGAG ATAAATGGTGTCGAGAAGCAAGCGTGTAGAGAGCTGCACATCGCCTACCGATATGGCGATCACTATGACAGCGTGCGGCGAGTTGGGGACAACTCTGAGAGTCCTGCACAGCTACGCATTGAG ACCCTGCAGAATTCCCACAGCCAGCAGCGTGTGTTTGGAGAGGGTCAGAGGGAAACGCAAAAGAAACCCTTGTCGACAGCGTGTGAAGAGGAAAACGTGATCCTGAGCTCCATCAAGAACCGGGGAATCCAGG GTGATGAGGAGAACCTGCTGCAGCTTAGTGCAGCAACAATAAATGCTGAATGGCTCGCTGGGTCGTCGCTTGGCCAGCTGTGCCAGGGCAAATGCACATCGGGGTCCTGTTCAACCTGCAGAGCTGAAGCCACAGACTGCAGTGAGCATGACAAGCCAGGAGAGGGCAGCGACGTTCAAAAGCCCAAG CTTtcaaacaagcaaagaaaagaGCAACAGCGGCTGGAAAAGAAGAAGCGCCAAGAGGAGAGGCATCGGCAGAAGTTTCTTCAGAGTAAAGGAggccaggaccagaaccagaacctgccaGACGCTGTGACTCTAGTACCGGCTCTCAACACTCTCAGTATATAA
- the bcas2 gene encoding pre-mRNA-splicing factor SPF27 translates to MAGTASVAGEVFVDALPYFDQGYDAPGVREAAAALVEEETRRYRPTKNYLSYLPTPDFSAFETEIMRNEFERLAARQPMELLSMKRYELPAPTSGQKNDITAWQECVNNSMAQLEHQAVRIENLELMSQYGTNAWKVYNGNLAFMIEMAQKELHKFRKQIQDLNWQRKNDQLGAGAKLRELESNWVSLVSKNYEIERAIVQLENEVGQLRQQQGDENKENIRQDF, encoded by the exons atggCCGGAACGGCTTCAGTAGCAGGTGAAGTTTTTGTGGACGCTTTGCCGTACTTTGACCAGGGTTACGATGCTCCAGGTGTCAGAGAAGCG GCTGCAGCGCTGGTTGAGGAAGAGACAAGAAGATACCGGCCTACGAAGAACTACCTGAGCTACCTGCCTACGCCTGACTTCTCAGCTTTTGAG ACAGAAATTATGAGGAACGAATTTGAACGGTTAGCAGCTCGGCAGCCCATGGAGCTCTTGAGTATGAAGAG ATATGAGCTCCCGGCGCCCACGTCAGGACAGAAGAACGACATAACAGCGTGGCAGGAGTGTGTGAACAACTCTATGGCCCAGCTGGAGCACCAGGCAGTCCGCATCGAGAACCTGGAGCTCATGTCGCAGTACGGAACCAACGCATGGAAAGTCTACAACGG CAACTTGGCCTTCATGATTGAGATGGCTCAGAAGGAGCTTCACAAGTTCAG GAAGCAAATTCAAGATTTGAACTGGCAGCGTAAGAACGACCAGTTGGGAGCTGGAGCCAAATTGCGCGAGCTAGAGTCCAA CTGGGTGTCACTGGTCAGTAAGAACTACGAAATCGAGCGGGCCATCGTCCAGTTGGAGAACGAAGTCGGTCAGCTCCGACAGCAGCAGGGGGACGAGAACAAGGAGAATATCAGACAGGACTTCTAG